The sequence below is a genomic window from Halolamina litorea.
GGAGCGGCGTCCCTTACCAGGGGGTCTGTCGCTCGACGGTCTGGTCGCGGTCGGGGCCGACGCCGACGGCGTACACCGGGGCGCCGAGTTCGCCTTCGAGGTACTCGAGGTAGTCACGGCAGGCGGCGGGCAGTGCGTCGTAGCCGTCGGCGGCGACGGCGCTCCAGTCCTGCTCGGCCCAGGTCTCGAACTCCCGGAAGTTCGGCTCACAGCGCGCCCACTCCTCGGTCGTCGCGGGCATCGTGGTGCGGGTCTCGCCGTCGAGGTCGTAGCTGTGACAGACCTTCAGTTCCTCGAGGCCCGCGAGCACGTCGACGTGGTTCACGGCCAGACCGGTGAACGACGACCGGCGCGCCGCGTGGCGGAGCATCGGCACGTCGAGCCAGCCGATCCGGCGCGGGCGGCCGGTGACGGTGCCGAACTCCCCGCCCTTCTCGCGGATCTCGTCGGCGAGGGCGGCCTCGCCCTCGTCCATCTCGGTCGGGAGCGGCCCCTCGCCCACGCGGGAGAGGTACGCCTTCACGATGCCGACGATCTCGCCGGAGCCCACGACGCCGGGACCGACGCCGGAGCCGACGGCGGCGCCGCCGGCTGTCGGGTTCGAGGAGGTGACGTTGGGGTAGTTCCCGTGGTCGATGTCGATGCTGGTTCCCTGCGCGCCCTCGAACAGGAGGTTCCCGCCGGCCTCGTGCTGCTCGTAGAGGAAGTCGCCGGCCTCGACGAGCATACCGTTCTCCTCGAGGCGGCGGCCGTAGTCGGCGAACTCAGCGACGAGTTCGTCCACGTCGAACTCGGCGCCGACCTCGACGCCGAACACGTTCTCGGCGATGGCGCGCTTCTGGGCGACGGTGTACTCGAGTCGCTGGCGGAGCACGTCCGTATCGAGCAGGTCGCCGATCCGGACGCCGCGACGGCCGGCCTTGTCCTCGTAGGTCGGGCCGATGCCGCGGCCGGTGGTGCCGACCTTCATGTCGGAGTCCGCCTTGTCGGCCTCCTCGATGTTGTCGAACACGCGGTGGTACGGCATGATGACGTGGGCGCGCTTGGCGACGCGCACGTCGGGGTCGAGGCCCTGCTCGCGGAGTGTCTCGATCTCGTCGAACAGCGTTCGGGGGTTGACGACACAGCCGTTCCCGAGCACGCCGGTCTTGCCCCGGACACAGCCGCTGGGCACCAGCGAGAGTTTGTACTCGTCGCCGTCCTCGACGACGGTGTGGCCGGCGTTGTCTCCACCCTGATACCGCACGACGGTGTCGGCCGCCTCTCCCCAGCGGTCGACGAGTGCGCCCTTGCCTTCGTCGCCGAGTTGAGCCCCGACGATTGTGACGGTCATACGCGGCGGTTCTGTAGCCCCGGCTAAACCGATTACGATGCGTTCATCGGGGCGTCGGCGAGCGGGGCGGACGCCGATCCCGGCGCCGTCCGGCGACCGAACCGTTAACTACCCCCCATGCGTATCGTCACCATCCGTGCGCGGCCGACGGTCGAGGGGAAGTTTTAACCCCTCGCAAGAGTAGTTAACATACAGCATGATAGATCGACTGGAGAAGGAAGTGGACATGCTGGAGCGGCACCTCCAGGTCCTCCGAATGGTCATCGAAAACGAACCGATCGGCATCGTGAAGATGTCGAACGAGACCGGCTACCCGCACCACAAGGTTCGCTACTCGCTGCGTGTCCTCGAAGAGGAGAACCTCATCGAGCCGTCGAGCCAGGGTGCGATCACCACCGACCACACTGCCGAGTTCGTCGAGGACCTCGACGAGAAGCTCGACAGCACCGTCGAGAAGCTTCGAGACATGCGGATCGAGTCGGCGCCGGAAGCCGAGAACTGAGGATATCGCTTCGCGCTTTTCTGCCTTACAGCTCCGGGACGCTCACGTGGAACTCCCCGTCGCGGGTTTCGATCAGACAGAGGTGATAGCCCTCCTTGCGCGATAGTTTCACGAAGCTCTTCTGGCGGCCACGGTTCAGGAAGCCGCCGCCGGTGGCGTCCTGGGCGGTCTCCAGTGCGCCCGGTTCGTAGTAGCTGCTCGTGACGAAGAACGCGGCCGATAGCTCCTCGGTGGCTTCGGCGACCGGCGTCGCGTTCCGAATCAGCGACTCGAGCATGGGTTCGGTTGCCGGCTCCCGGGAGTCGTTGAGGTCGGTGACCAGCAGGGGGCTGCCCATCCGGTCCCGGAGCACCACGTCGAAGGCGGCGCTCTCCTCCTCGGCCTCCTCGCCGAGGTCGACCGTGCCGCGGAACTCCACGCGGTCGATGGCCGGGATCGCTTCGAACAGCGTCCCCATCGCGGTCTGGTTCCGCGTCTCGCGGATGTCGTGGATGAACGACTGGGTCAGCCACACGACGAACCCGTACTCGATGGTGTCGTGGAGCCACTCCTCGAAGGGGCGGCCGTCGACGACGGCGCCGTCGTCCTCGAACTCGGTGTGGTGTTCCAGCCGGAGGTTGTCGGTGACGGCGTCGCGGCCGGCGTCCCCACGTTGGGCGTCTTCGAGCGTCGGACCGCCCTTGCGCTCGTACCGGACGAACAGGCTCGTCCCCTCCATCGCCGCCTCGGGGGAGAGTTCGTGATCACCCTCCGGGACGTACTCCTCGGCGGCCGATAGCTCCTCCTCGGCGGTCCGAAGTTGCGCTTCGAGGCGGTCGATCGTCTCCTGTAGCTCGTCGATCTCGGCTTCGAGGTCGTCGGCCCGGGACGTCGCCTCGTCACGTTCCTGCGCCAGTCGGTCGCGCTCGCCACCGAGGCGTTCGGTCTCGGCCTCCAGTTCCGAGACCCGCTCTTGGAGTTGGTCGCGTTCCGCCCGGAGTTCCTCGACGGCCGGGGACGGCTGTGTCGTCGGCTCCGCCGGAGCGGCGTCTGACTCCTCGGCCGGTGGCTCGGCGGTCATCGTCACGGACTCCGAGGGGTCGAGTGCGGGAATCGTCGTCGTCCCGCGCCACTCGGCCTCGGACTCGAACTGATCCGTCGACGGCTCCGCGGAGGCCGGCTCCGCGGAGGCCGGCTCCGGCTCCGGTTCCGGTTCCGGCTCGGGGTCGGCCGCCGTGTTGACCTCTCGGTCCGTCCAGCTACCCGAAGAACTGTCGGCCGTCGACGCCGCTGGCTCGTCGACCGTCGACGCCGCCTCGGCGCGGTCAGGCGGCGTGTCCGGTTCAGTCGTCCGTTCCGAACGCCGGTCGGTGGGCTGGGTGTCGGACTCGGTTTCGGCGCGCGCCGAGCGACCGCTGGCCGCCGTCTCCGCGGCCGGGTCGGGGTCGTCAGCGGCCGAGCCGGTGTCCTGCGGCGACTGCTCGTCGTCGGTCGTGGGTGGCTCTGAATCGGTCGCGGTCGGGTCAGGATCGGTCGCTGTCGGGGTGGGGGTCGGCTCCGGCTCCGGTATGTCCTCGATGTCCAGCCCGACGGTGGTGACGCGGTAGATACCGACCTCGTCGGCCGCGCGCTCGAACGCCTCGTCGCCGGTGAGCCGGCGCTCCTGGTTGCCGACGAAGGCGACGGCCATCCGCCGGCCGCCGTAGTAGACGAGGTAGTAGTCCCCCGAGAGGACGTTCTCCGAGAGCTCCACGTAGCCGGTGAAGTTCCCCGAGGTGAGCGTGCCGTCGACCTCCGAGAGCGGCGTCTGCTCGGTGTAGTACTCGCCGCGTTCCTCGCCGCCGGTCTCCTGCATCGCGAACAGCAGCGGGAGCGACCGGTCGGGCGCGGCGAAGGCGGTGCCGTCGGCGTCCTCGAACCGGGAGAGGTCCCCCTCGAAGGACCCAAGCACCCGGCCGTTGAGCATGAACAGCCACGCCGTGCCGTCGGTGACCGCGCCGGTGAACTCCCGGTCAGCGAGGTCGCGCAGTCCCGCGTACCCGTCACTGAACGGCTCCGAGTCCCACTCGGTCACCCGTTCGACCGTGTTACGCTCCATCGTTGGACGGTACTCACCCGGTGCGGTCAAAATACTTTGTGGAGCGCTGCCCGACGGGACAATGATCTGATCCGTCAGTCACCGCGTCGCGTACAGCAGCAGGAAGCCGAAGTAACAGAGCGTCAGCGCGAGCAGCATCCGGATGCGCACCCGCCGAAGTTCGTCGGCCTCGGCCTCGCGGGCCGCGACGACGGCCTCCCACTCGTCGTCAGTCACCTCGTGGGTGTGGCTACTGCCGTGGTGCAGCGCCAGGAGGCGCTCCGTGGGGAACCGCCGGCCACAGTAGCGACAGCGGGTGCCCGCATCCGCAGCCATGTTCAGCCGAGCGCCCGAACCGGGGCGGCGACGACCGGCGGGACGAACACCGCCAACACCACCAGCAGTTCGGGAGTGACCCCGAGCGTCGACGGCACGACGGCGATGGTCGACGGCAGCAGCCCCAGGAACGCGCCGAGTGTCACCGCCGCCGCGACGACGATGCCGAAACTCGCCGCGCTGGCGACCGCTCGGGAGACCGAGGT
It includes:
- a CDS encoding adenylosuccinate synthase: MTVTIVGAQLGDEGKGALVDRWGEAADTVVRYQGGDNAGHTVVEDGDEYKLSLVPSGCVRGKTGVLGNGCVVNPRTLFDEIETLREQGLDPDVRVAKRAHVIMPYHRVFDNIEEADKADSDMKVGTTGRGIGPTYEDKAGRRGVRIGDLLDTDVLRQRLEYTVAQKRAIAENVFGVEVGAEFDVDELVAEFADYGRRLEENGMLVEAGDFLYEQHEAGGNLLFEGAQGTSIDIDHGNYPNVTSSNPTAGGAAVGSGVGPGVVGSGEIVGIVKAYLSRVGEGPLPTEMDEGEAALADEIREKGGEFGTVTGRPRRIGWLDVPMLRHAARRSSFTGLAVNHVDVLAGLEELKVCHSYDLDGETRTTMPATTEEWARCEPNFREFETWAEQDWSAVAADGYDALPAACRDYLEYLEGELGAPVYAVGVGPDRDQTVERQTPW
- a CDS encoding DUF7527 domain-containing protein; translated protein: MERNTVERVTEWDSEPFSDGYAGLRDLADREFTGAVTDGTAWLFMLNGRVLGSFEGDLSRFEDADGTAFAAPDRSLPLLFAMQETGGEERGEYYTEQTPLSEVDGTLTSGNFTGYVELSENVLSGDYYLVYYGGRRMAVAFVGNQERRLTGDEAFERAADEVGIYRVTTVGLDIEDIPEPEPTPTPTATDPDPTATDSEPPTTDDEQSPQDTGSAADDPDPAAETAASGRSARAETESDTQPTDRRSERTTEPDTPPDRAEAASTVDEPAASTADSSSGSWTDREVNTAADPEPEPEPEPEPASAEPASAEPSTDQFESEAEWRGTTTIPALDPSESVTMTAEPPAEESDAAPAEPTTQPSPAVEELRAERDQLQERVSELEAETERLGGERDRLAQERDEATSRADDLEAEIDELQETIDRLEAQLRTAEEELSAAEEYVPEGDHELSPEAAMEGTSLFVRYERKGGPTLEDAQRGDAGRDAVTDNLRLEHHTEFEDDGAVVDGRPFEEWLHDTIEYGFVVWLTQSFIHDIRETRNQTAMGTLFEAIPAIDRVEFRGTVDLGEEAEEESAAFDVVLRDRMGSPLLVTDLNDSREPATEPMLESLIRNATPVAEATEELSAAFFVTSSYYEPGALETAQDATGGGFLNRGRQKSFVKLSRKEGYHLCLIETRDGEFHVSVPEL
- a CDS encoding DNA-binding protein; translation: MAADAGTRCRYCGRRFPTERLLALHHGSSHTHEVTDDEWEAVVAAREAEADELRRVRIRMLLALTLCYFGFLLLYATR